CCTGCCCTGGATCGTCACCATGCTGCTGGGGGCCATGGCGATGTGGGGCGCGTTCTACATCGTGACCACCCCTTTCGGCGAGGGATCCGATGTGGGCGATGGGCGCAGCGCAAGCGCCCTCGCGCCACCGAAGGTGGTCCACCAAGGCGCGGCGCCCGCGCCCGACGGCCAAGCGCTGTACATGGCCCGCTGCTCGGCTTGCCATCAGGCGAACGGCCAAGGGGTGGCAGGCGTGTTTCCGCCCCTCGCGGGCTCCGAGTGGGTGCTGGGCCCGGAGCGGGTACTGGTCGCCGCCCTCCTGCACGGCATCAGCGGTGAAATCGAAGTTCGCGGTGCGAAGTACCAGGGCGCCATGCCTTCGTTTGCTGCCCTGTCGGATGCCGAGATCGCCGCGGTGGCCACTTACATCCGCAGCGCCTGGGGCAACGCTGCTAGCGCGGTCACGGCGGAACGGGTGGCCCAGGTGCGCGCCGCCACCCGGGATCGCGCTCAACCGTACGAAGGAGGCGAAGCCCTCAAGGCGTCGCAGCAATGAGCGGGG
The nucleotide sequence above comes from Pelomicrobium methylotrophicum. Encoded proteins:
- a CDS encoding c-type cytochrome; protein product: MTEPEKHPAAIRREQADPSEQTRPLPWIVTMLLGAMAMWGAFYIVTTPFGEGSDVGDGRSASALAPPKVVHQGAAPAPDGQALYMARCSACHQANGQGVAGVFPPLAGSEWVLGPERVLVAALLHGISGEIEVRGAKYQGAMPSFAALSDAEIAAVATYIRSAWGNAASAVTAERVAQVRAATRDRAQPYEGGEALKASQQ